One Streptosporangium sp. NBC_01495 DNA window includes the following coding sequences:
- a CDS encoding DNA repair ATPase, which translates to MTSSTAEAVTGAPGEGAELDAGTYEVLRARLAEQSAELARQSDALNAERLAVFGGAELRLLGTERIRTENNCVPRDIVSVGGLMLFGYNVFIGMKPETTVEDVFSVHTFVRDGGDGGDGGDGGDTAGDGKGNTNAFRFDPAPMLRDPRFERDFAELYRYYRETRLLQLRRVEDRMLAVFQTGPQDTRVLRWQVGADGALSYLDDRGERDHTFPPSHDFEWIPATRDDHVPGRHPHISIEGEVFVETVGGDLTIKIENNTETGEGVYREPVAEPLQSLADAEVHHARIGPLILLRVRPYKEPEWRHLVFNTRTKGVVRLDGIGQACRRLPEDQGIIFPGGYHLSTGVGKTFDTDVSELEFERVIRSPNGEDVLYVFHARAEGRSLLLPYNVIRKRVETPLSCHGYSLFDDGTLVVFRATSDEPTRVHPMQVWQTAYQSDVYAAGRPVGTGPLERIGNAELVRGISDCLSVARMVEEMAPSIPVFEALIASCARIFDHYHWLGEHRLRGPLADVRATAEQVLDEFEKVQSLTRQAAEALEAAAAEVTALVRHTRGETPGSAQGWIDRLSELRRSQGHLVTLRELRHVDTARIDALDAELTAELGGTARRAAEFLRGDDAFAGYHAEVERLVSDAGAIATVAGAGPIGERLERQARGLEIVVEVVGTLDIADATVRTAILERIGEVLGGVNRARATLDARRGELLAGEGRAAFAAEYALLGQAITGALAMSDTPERCDEQLGRLMLQLENLESRFAEFDDFLGQLTSKREDVYEAFSSRRQALLDERARRADRLADSATRVLSSVRRRVAGLTSLDEVNTYFGSDPMVLKLKGVAGELRALGDQVRAEELEGRIKSARQEAGRALRDRLDLYTDGGETIRLGRHLFAVNTQAADLTLVPHGDRMAFAVTGTDYRSPVRDAAFEDTRPFWNQLTVSESPEVYRGEHLAASILAAAEAGAPGAGSLEALHEAAAGSGGELLEIVRRVAETRYDEGYERGVHDHDATAILQAALRLRAGAGLLRYPPAARAAAQLFWAFGTDEATRAAWTTRATSLARARTLFGGVEAVKETRAALGSAIASFSRDLHGGTGDTRDTDVFELAGEYLFEELPGRPFGFVTSAGARSLLDRFDRALGPARGEFEDDLRALGDDLTARHRLAEAWLSAFDASAPRSSPGSGPGAVPGSGPGSGLGSGSGTVPGSGSGPASGLGSGPGARSGLGSGSGSEPGAAGVGRASGAGSAELVEAVAVLLCEVPRHNSSAALTTVVEGLLGAHPRISGRAMELRLDEFLARTRHFRDHRVPAYRAYQRRRNELVAAERERLRLEEFQPKVMTAFVRNQLLDEVYLPLIGDNLAKQLGAAGDAKRTDQMGMLLLISPPGYGKTTLMEYVANRLGLIFVKVNGPALGHLVTSVDPAQAPDATARQEIEKISFALEMGNNVLLYLDDIQHTSPELLQKFISLCDGQRRMEGVWEGRTRTYDLRGKRFAVCMAGNPYTESGGRFRIPDMLANRADVWNLGDVLSGRDELFALSYIDNALTSNPVLSPLSTRDRGDIRLLVRLARGDSGVRADQLSHPYSSVELEQVLAVLRKLLRVQRVVLANNRAYIASAARSDASRTEPPFQLQGSYRNMNKLAARVVPVMNDAELEAVIDDHYLGEAQTLTSGAEANLLKLAELRGTLTPVQAARWAEVKTAYLRSQALGGAEDDPMTRAVGAVGLLADRVSTAIEHAADRLSPGS; encoded by the coding sequence GTGACGTCCTCCACGGCGGAGGCCGTCACCGGCGCCCCCGGCGAGGGGGCGGAACTGGACGCGGGCACCTACGAGGTGCTCCGCGCCCGGCTGGCCGAGCAGTCCGCCGAGCTGGCCCGGCAGTCCGACGCGCTCAACGCCGAGCGCCTGGCGGTGTTCGGCGGGGCCGAGCTGCGCCTGCTCGGCACCGAGCGGATACGCACCGAGAACAACTGCGTGCCGCGCGACATCGTGTCGGTCGGCGGGCTCATGCTCTTCGGCTACAACGTGTTCATCGGGATGAAGCCGGAGACGACCGTCGAGGACGTCTTCTCCGTGCACACGTTCGTACGGGACGGCGGGGACGGCGGGGACGGCGGGGACGGCGGGGACACTGCGGGAGACGGGAAGGGGAACACGAACGCGTTCCGGTTCGACCCCGCGCCGATGCTCCGTGACCCGCGCTTCGAGCGGGACTTCGCCGAGCTCTACCGGTACTACCGGGAGACCCGGCTGCTCCAGCTCCGCCGCGTCGAGGACAGGATGCTGGCCGTCTTCCAGACCGGCCCGCAGGACACGCGCGTGCTGCGCTGGCAGGTCGGGGCGGACGGCGCGCTCTCGTACCTCGACGACCGGGGGGAGCGCGACCACACGTTCCCGCCCTCGCACGACTTCGAGTGGATCCCGGCCACCCGCGACGACCACGTGCCCGGCCGCCACCCGCACATCTCGATCGAGGGCGAGGTGTTCGTCGAGACCGTCGGCGGCGACCTCACCATCAAGATCGAGAACAACACCGAGACCGGGGAGGGTGTCTACCGCGAGCCCGTCGCGGAGCCGCTGCAGAGCCTCGCCGACGCGGAGGTGCACCACGCCAGGATCGGCCCGCTGATCCTGCTGCGGGTGCGGCCGTACAAGGAGCCCGAGTGGCGGCACCTGGTGTTCAACACCCGGACCAAGGGCGTGGTCCGCCTCGACGGCATCGGGCAGGCCTGCCGGCGCCTGCCCGAGGACCAGGGGATCATCTTCCCCGGCGGCTACCACCTGTCCACCGGGGTCGGCAAGACGTTCGACACCGACGTGTCCGAGCTGGAGTTCGAGCGGGTCATCCGCTCCCCCAACGGCGAGGACGTGCTGTACGTCTTCCACGCCCGCGCCGAGGGGCGGTCGCTGCTGCTGCCGTACAACGTGATCCGCAAGCGGGTGGAGACACCGCTGTCCTGCCACGGGTACTCGCTGTTCGACGACGGCACGCTGGTCGTCTTCAGGGCCACCTCCGACGAGCCCACCCGCGTCCACCCCATGCAGGTCTGGCAGACCGCGTACCAGTCGGACGTCTACGCCGCCGGGCGCCCGGTCGGCACCGGGCCGCTGGAGCGGATCGGCAACGCGGAGCTCGTGCGGGGCATCTCCGACTGCCTGTCGGTGGCACGGATGGTCGAGGAGATGGCGCCGTCGATCCCGGTCTTCGAGGCGCTGATCGCCTCGTGCGCCCGGATCTTCGACCACTACCACTGGCTGGGCGAGCACCGGCTGCGCGGCCCGCTCGCCGACGTGCGGGCCACCGCCGAGCAGGTGCTGGACGAGTTCGAGAAGGTCCAGTCGCTCACCCGGCAGGCCGCCGAGGCGCTGGAGGCCGCCGCCGCCGAGGTCACCGCGCTCGTACGGCACACGCGCGGCGAGACGCCCGGGTCCGCGCAGGGCTGGATAGACCGGCTGTCGGAGCTGCGGCGGTCGCAGGGGCACCTGGTGACCCTGCGTGAGCTGCGCCACGTCGACACCGCCAGGATCGACGCGCTCGACGCGGAGCTCACGGCCGAGCTGGGCGGCACCGCGCGGCGGGCGGCGGAATTCCTGCGGGGCGACGACGCCTTCGCCGGGTACCACGCGGAGGTCGAGCGGCTGGTCTCCGACGCGGGCGCCATCGCAACCGTGGCCGGGGCCGGGCCGATCGGCGAGCGGCTGGAGCGGCAGGCACGAGGCCTGGAGATCGTGGTCGAGGTGGTCGGCACGCTCGACATCGCCGACGCCACCGTGCGGACCGCCATCCTGGAACGGATCGGCGAGGTGCTCGGCGGGGTCAACCGCGCCCGCGCCACGCTGGACGCCCGGCGCGGGGAGTTGCTGGCCGGTGAGGGGCGGGCGGCCTTCGCCGCCGAGTACGCCCTGCTGGGGCAGGCGATCACCGGGGCGCTGGCGATGTCCGACACCCCCGAGCGCTGCGACGAGCAGCTGGGCCGCCTGATGCTCCAGCTGGAGAACCTGGAGTCGCGCTTCGCCGAGTTCGACGACTTCCTGGGGCAGCTGACCTCCAAGCGGGAGGACGTCTACGAGGCGTTCTCCTCGCGCCGCCAGGCACTGCTCGACGAGCGGGCCCGCCGCGCCGACCGGCTGGCCGACTCCGCCACGCGCGTCCTGTCGAGCGTACGGCGCCGGGTGGCCGGGCTGACGTCGCTGGACGAGGTCAACACCTACTTCGGGTCCGACCCGATGGTGCTCAAGCTGAAGGGCGTGGCCGGGGAGCTGCGCGCGCTGGGCGACCAGGTGCGCGCGGAGGAGCTCGAAGGCCGGATCAAGTCCGCCCGCCAGGAGGCGGGCCGCGCCCTGCGCGACCGGCTCGACCTCTACACCGACGGCGGGGAGACCATCCGGCTCGGCCGCCACCTGTTCGCGGTCAACACCCAGGCGGCCGACCTCACCCTGGTGCCCCACGGGGACCGGATGGCGTTCGCCGTCACCGGGACCGACTACCGTTCCCCGGTGCGCGACGCGGCCTTCGAGGACACCCGGCCGTTCTGGAACCAGCTGACGGTCTCGGAGTCGCCGGAGGTCTACCGGGGCGAGCACCTGGCCGCCTCGATCCTGGCCGCCGCCGAGGCGGGAGCACCGGGCGCAGGCTCCCTGGAGGCGCTGCACGAGGCGGCGGCGGGGAGCGGCGGGGAGCTGCTGGAGATCGTCCGCCGGGTGGCGGAGACCCGGTACGACGAGGGCTACGAGCGGGGCGTGCACGACCACGACGCCACCGCGATCCTCCAGGCCGCGCTCCGCCTGCGCGCGGGCGCGGGACTGCTCCGCTACCCGCCCGCCGCGAGGGCCGCCGCCCAGCTCTTCTGGGCCTTCGGCACCGACGAGGCCACCCGTGCGGCGTGGACCACCCGGGCGACGTCGCTCGCGCGGGCACGGACCCTGTTCGGCGGGGTGGAGGCGGTGAAGGAGACCCGCGCCGCCCTCGGCTCCGCGATCGCGTCCTTCAGCCGGGATCTCCACGGCGGTACGGGAGACACGAGAGACACAGACGTCTTCGAGCTGGCCGGGGAGTATCTCTTCGAGGAGCTGCCGGGCAGGCCGTTCGGGTTCGTGACGAGCGCGGGGGCGCGGTCGCTGCTCGACCGGTTCGACCGGGCGCTGGGACCCGCGCGCGGGGAGTTCGAGGACGACCTGCGGGCGCTCGGCGACGACCTCACCGCACGCCACCGCCTGGCCGAGGCATGGCTCTCCGCCTTCGACGCCTCGGCTCCGCGCTCCAGCCCGGGGTCGGGTCCGGGCGCTGTCCCGGGCTCGGGTCCGGGTTCCGGCCTGGGTTCGGGCTCGGGCACTGTCCCGGGCTCGGGCTCCGGTCCGGCTTCCGGCCTGGGGTCGGGTCCGGGTGCGAGGTCCGGCCTGGGGTCGGGGTCCGGCTCGGAACCGGGGGCCGCGGGCGTGGGACGGGCTTCGGGGGCCGGATCGGCGGAGCTGGTGGAGGCGGTGGCCGTACTGCTGTGCGAGGTGCCGCGGCACAACTCCTCGGCGGCGCTGACCACCGTGGTCGAGGGGCTGCTCGGCGCGCACCCCCGGATCTCCGGGCGCGCGATGGAGCTGCGCCTGGACGAGTTCCTCGCCAGGACCCGGCACTTCCGCGACCACCGCGTCCCCGCGTACCGCGCCTACCAGAGGCGGCGCAACGAGCTGGTCGCGGCCGAGCGCGAGCGGCTGAGGCTGGAGGAGTTCCAGCCGAAGGTGATGACCGCCTTCGTCCGCAACCAGCTGCTCGACGAGGTCTACCTGCCGCTGATCGGCGACAACCTGGCCAAGCAGCTCGGCGCGGCCGGGGACGCCAAGCGGACCGACCAGATGGGCATGCTGCTGCTCATCTCCCCGCCGGGCTACGGCAAGACCACCCTCATGGAGTACGTGGCCAACCGGCTCGGGCTGATCTTCGTCAAGGTCAACGGTCCGGCCCTGGGCCACCTGGTGACCTCGGTGGACCCGGCGCAGGCGCCCGACGCGACGGCACGGCAGGAGATCGAGAAGATCTCCTTCGCGCTGGAGATGGGCAACAACGTCCTGCTGTACCTGGACGACATCCAGCACACCTCCCCCGAGCTGCTGCAGAAGTTCATCTCCCTGTGCGACGGCCAGCGCCGGATGGAGGGCGTCTGGGAGGGGAGGACCCGCACCTACGACCTGCGGGGCAAGCGCTTCGCGGTCTGCATGGCGGGCAACCCGTACACCGAGTCGGGCGGGCGCTTCCGCATCCCCGACATGCTCGCCAACCGCGCCGACGTGTGGAACCTCGGCGACGTGCTGTCGGGGCGGGACGAGCTGTTCGCGCTGAGCTACATCGACAACGCGCTGACCTCCAACCCGGTCCTGTCGCCGCTCTCCACCCGCGACCGGGGCGACATCCGCCTCCTGGTACGGCTGGCGCGCGGCGACTCGGGAGTCCGGGCCGACCAGCTCTCCCACCCGTACTCCTCGGTGGAGCTGGAGCAGGTCCTCGCGGTGCTGCGCAAGCTGCTGCGGGTCCAGCGGGTGGTGCTGGCCAACAACCGGGCGTACATCGCCTCGGCCGCCCGGTCGGACGCGTCGCGGACCGAGCCGCCGTTCCAGCTCCAGGGCTCGTACCGGAACATGAACAAGCTCGCGGCCCGGGTCGTCCCGGTGATGAACGACGCCGAGCTGGAGGCCGTGATCGACGACCACTACCTCGGCGAGGCCCAGACCCTCACCTCGGGGGCGGAGGCCAACCTGCTCAAACTGGCCGAGCTGCGCGGCACCCTGACCCCCGTACAGGCCGCGCGGTGGGCCGAGGTGAAGACCGCCTACCTGCGCTCCCAGGCCCTCGGCGGCGCCGAGGACGACCCGATGACCCGCGCGGTCGGCGCGGTCGGCCTGCTGGCCGACCGGGTGAGCACCGCCATCGAACACGCCGCCGACCGGCTGTCCCCCGGATCATGA
- a CDS encoding DUF488 domain-containing protein has translation MATKPEVRVRRVYEEPTPQDGARVLVDRIWPRGLSKEKADLEEWCKAVAPSTELRTWYGHDPARFEEFGRRYRAELKDPERAAALEHLREMARSRTVTLLTATRQADISEAVILADLLRS, from the coding sequence ATGGCTACCAAACCAGAAGTGCGGGTGCGCCGGGTCTACGAGGAGCCGACGCCCCAGGACGGTGCCCGGGTGCTGGTCGACCGGATCTGGCCGCGCGGGCTGTCCAAGGAAAAGGCGGACCTGGAGGAGTGGTGCAAGGCGGTGGCACCCTCGACCGAGCTGCGCACGTGGTACGGCCACGATCCGGCCCGGTTCGAGGAGTTCGGCCGTCGGTACCGGGCCGAACTCAAGGATCCCGAGCGGGCCGCCGCGCTGGAGCACCTGCGGGAGATGGCGAGGAGTCGGACGGTGACGCTCCTGACCGCGACCAGGCAGGCCGACATCAGCGAGGCCGTGATCCTCGCCGACCTGCTGCGGAGTTGA
- a CDS encoding phosphoribosylaminoimidazolesuccinocarboxamide synthase, with protein sequence MKLLHSGKVRDVYEDRGDIILVASDRVSVYDVILPTPIPDKGKILTRLSLWWFEQLTDIVPNHVISATDVPAEFEGRAVRCRRLDMVQVECIARGYLTGGGLKEYQANGSVSGVPMPPGLVDGSRLPEPVFTPSTKASLGQHDEPISFEDVVASEGAEAAEEFRRITLEVYRRGSELAAERGVIIADTKIELGRAADGTLVLGDEVLTSDSSRFWPADRWEPGHAQFSFDKQYVRDWATGTGWDRREPSPEVPAEVVKVTRERYIEAYERITGKTW encoded by the coding sequence GTGAAGCTTCTTCATTCCGGGAAAGTCCGCGACGTCTACGAGGATCGCGGGGACATAATCCTCGTGGCGTCCGACCGGGTCTCGGTGTACGACGTGATCCTGCCCACCCCGATCCCCGACAAGGGGAAGATCCTCACGCGGCTGTCGCTGTGGTGGTTCGAGCAGCTCACCGACATCGTGCCCAACCACGTGATCTCGGCGACCGACGTGCCCGCCGAGTTCGAGGGGCGGGCGGTGCGGTGCCGGAGGCTGGACATGGTGCAGGTCGAGTGCATCGCGCGCGGCTACCTGACCGGCGGCGGACTGAAGGAGTATCAGGCGAATGGGTCGGTGTCGGGTGTGCCGATGCCGCCCGGACTGGTCGACGGTTCCAGGCTTCCCGAGCCCGTCTTCACCCCGAGCACCAAGGCGTCGCTCGGGCAGCACGACGAGCCCATCTCCTTCGAGGACGTCGTCGCCTCGGAGGGTGCGGAGGCCGCCGAGGAGTTCAGGCGGATCACGTTGGAGGTCTACCGGCGCGGCTCCGAGCTCGCCGCGGAGCGGGGCGTCATCATCGCCGACACCAAGATCGAGCTGGGCCGGGCCGCCGACGGCACGCTCGTGCTCGGCGATGAGGTGCTGACCTCCGACTCCTCCCGCTTCTGGCCCGCCGACCGGTGGGAGCCCGGCCACGCGCAGTTCTCCTTCGACAAGCAGTACGTGCGCGACTGGGCGACCGGCACGGGCTGGGACCGGAGGGAGCCCTCCCCGGAGGTGCCCGCCGAGGTCGTGAAGGTCACCCGGGAGCGCTACATCGAGGCGTACGAGCGCATCACCGGCAAGACCTGGTGA
- a CDS encoding PP2C family protein-serine/threonine phosphatase, whose product MALNQPLALRYAARSDVGVRREANEDSGYASARLLAIADGMGGHAGGEVASSLAVTAMAKLDDTLPADGVDLLAALKGAARDVNHTLRDMSEQDPTLRGMGTTLTAMLWDGATFALAHVGDSRAYMLRDGALYQITHDHTLVQSLVDEGRITPEQAAEHPRRSMVLRVLEGTGDGELDLSLREAYPEDRYLLCSDGLTAVVGPETLFNTLTEISDPDEAARWLIDLANRGGGPDNITCIVADFGAPTDAAQPGPTIVGAAVERKLSL is encoded by the coding sequence ATGGCACTGAACCAACCACTTGCACTGCGCTACGCGGCCCGCTCCGACGTGGGTGTCCGCCGTGAGGCGAACGAGGATTCGGGTTACGCGAGCGCGCGCCTGCTTGCCATAGCCGACGGCATGGGTGGTCATGCGGGTGGAGAGGTCGCCAGCTCACTTGCCGTCACAGCCATGGCGAAGCTGGACGACACCCTGCCCGCCGACGGTGTCGACCTGCTCGCCGCGCTCAAGGGTGCCGCCAGGGACGTGAACCACACGTTGCGCGACATGAGCGAGCAGGATCCCACGCTCCGCGGCATGGGCACCACGTTGACCGCCATGCTCTGGGACGGCGCCACCTTCGCCCTGGCCCACGTGGGAGACTCCCGGGCCTACATGCTGCGCGACGGCGCCCTCTACCAGATCACCCACGACCACACCCTGGTCCAGTCGCTGGTGGACGAGGGGCGGATCACCCCGGAGCAGGCCGCCGAGCACCCGCGCCGGTCGATGGTGCTGCGGGTCCTCGAGGGCACCGGCGACGGCGAGCTGGACCTGTCGCTGCGCGAGGCCTACCCCGAGGACCGCTACCTGCTCTGCTCCGACGGCCTGACCGCCGTGGTCGGTCCCGAGACCCTGTTCAACACGCTGACGGAGATCTCCGACCCCGACGAGGCCGCCCGCTGGCTCATCGACCTGGCCAACCGGGGTGGCGGCCCCGACAACATCACCTGCATCGTGGCCGACTTCGGGGCGCCCACCGACGCGGCCCAGCCGGGCCCGACCATCGTGGGCGCCGCGGTCGAGCGGAAACTCTCCCTCTGA